Genomic DNA from Prunus persica cultivar Lovell chromosome G1, Prunus_persica_NCBIv2, whole genome shotgun sequence:
TTGAGGAGGAAGAAATATCCACCTTTATGCAAGGAAAATGACAACCCAGATGCAGCGTGGTAAGCTTAAACAAACTTGCTTTACAATATTCATTTTCGTGGTTTTAAAATTATGTCTGTATTCATTGTGGGTTCGTTAATTTGGTATATGGAATTAATACGTTCATTGTTTTTGCATGGAGGACtacttttcaatttattcGATTTGGAAAGCAAttgttgtatgtatatatagaagGAACACTTTAACCTTCCGTGCTCCTTAACAGGTATGTTCCTGTGAAGACTTGCTTGCATGCCATTCCATCTGCTATTGAACAGCATGGGACAGAGTGGCCAGAGGAATGGCCCAAGAGGCTCGAAAGGTATCCCGACTGGTTGAGTGATAAAGATAAGTTGGTTGCAGACACCAAGCACTGGAAAGCCATTGTTGAAAAATCCTATCTCACTGGACTGGGTATTGACTGGTCAAATATTCGAAATGTGATGGACATGAAAGCCATCTATGGAGGGTatgtaaagaaaaacaactaaatggtgtctttctctctcttttccatAAAAAGTACATCAAACTtggtcattgaatcaaatTGTAATGTTCTGTATGCAGATTTGCTGCAGCCCTCTCGCAACAAAAGGTGTGGGTGATGAATGTGGTCCCTGTCCATACACCTGATACACTTCCTTTCATATTTGAACGCGGGCTTGTTGGCACCTACCATGACTGGTGTGAGTCTTTTGGTACTTATCCCCGATCATACGACCTTTTGCATGTCGATCATCTGTTTTCACGGCTTAAGAACCGGTGAGAGTCAACTTCTCCACTTAGAGTTCTTTCATCTTGCTTATGCCACTAATACATTCCATCATAACAACCAATTGAATTTGGAAGATAGCTGCAGCTAGTTTTTCAGTTACATCTTGAATACTACTATCTGTAGGTGTAAGCAGCCGGTATCGATTGTTGTTGAGATGGATCGCTTGTTACGGCCTGGAGGCTGGACAATTATACGTGAGAAAGTTGAGATACTGGAACCCTTGGAGGGCATATTGAAGAGTTTGCATTGGGAGATCCGGATGACTTATGCTCAGGGAAAGGAGGGCATATTATGCGCACAGAAAACCATGTGGCGGCCTTGAACTGATACTGCAGAGCCTAAGTCATAACACTATGAAAGCCGGCGGCAAAGCCATGCTTACTGCgggacgcttcatttttcgagCGAAATATACAACCTGCAACTGGTGGTTATTGTGAACACAGACACTAATTTTGATACAATGATACACACCACTTGTTAGATTTTATGGGTTCGTGCACTTTGTGTAGAGGATGAGGCTGAGTGTGAATGAGTTCATCACAAGAGATGACATTATTTACGTTTTTGTAACCATTTTCAGTGATGGTTTTTTCTCTGTACAGATTTATATGTTTCCCGTAATGAGATCCTAATCTAAtgaataattttcttttagtcaaaaaaagaggagaagctATACGAAAGAagacatttaattttaaactGCTATAAATATACGGGAatgtggatgaccaccataacACTCGTTATTTCTACCTTTTCATGTTTGTAAACTATGCTCTTTATTGTTGTAATTAGTAACTATAATTTGTGGGTAAAATGCCTATAGTTGTAAGTCTCAAAGATGAATGTAACAAGTTTTAGCGACTAATTTTTATTGTCCTCCTCTATTTTTCGTTTCAATTTCCCTTAATTATATAACAGGTTGTTAGCATATAACAGGTTATTAGCACGaggaataagaagaagaaatagacCCCCCAAAATTCGAATCATATTTTGGGCCGAAAAAGTTTGCGTACCCAAATTCCAATCGCATTCTTCTGCTTCCTCTCTCACTCTTCCCGGCTCTGAAATTGAATCACTCTCACGGTCGCATGACTCTTATTCGCGCCTCCTCCACAACACTCAGGTGAATTTCCTGAAAGGACAAAACCAGAAATTTCATTTCCCGCCATGTCCCTATCCTCAGTCCCAGCACGGCTCACTCTCCTAGCCCTCCTCTCAGCCACCACCTTCTACTGTTTCTACAAATCACGCCGCCTCAAGCAACTCAAACTCTccctaaaccctaaccctagctCTTCTCCTCGCAAAGGCAAGCTCTTCTTCATCTCCCAAACGGGTACCTCCAAAGCCCTAGCTCATCGTCTGCTCGATCTTCTCACCTCCAACGGCCTCGCTTTCGATCTCGTCGACCCCAACCACTACGAGCCCGAAGACCTCCCTAAAGAGAGCCTCGTCCTAATCATCGCTTCGACCTGGGACGATGGGAAGCCGCCGGCGAACGCCAAGTTCTTCTCCAATTGGCTCGCTGAGAGCGCGGAGGACTTCAGAGTGGGATCACTGTTGCTTTCTAATTGCAAATTCGCGGTATTCGGCGTCGGAAGCCGAGCCTATGGCGCTACGTTCAATGCGGTGGGAAAGGACGTAGCAAAAAGGATGAGGGCGTTGGGCGCTTCTGAGATATTTTCAATTTGGGAAGGTGATGTGGATGGTGGTGATATAGACGAGGTCTTTGAGGCTTGGAGTGGGAAGGTGCTGAGGTTTTTGAAGGGTGGTGTGGCTGAAAATGGTGGGGTTTTGAGTAATGGGGTTGGTGCTGAATGCGAAGCTGAGAGTTTTGATGGGTCAGAcgaggatgaggaggaggaagatgaTGTGGAGTCGGAGGTTGTTGATCTTGAGGATATTGCAGGTAAAGGACCTTCAAGAAGGAGGACAGTGACGGTGACCAAAACTAATGGGACGGTGAATGGTCAAAAAGAGATGGTCACTCCAGTGATTCGGGCAAGCTTAGTAAAACAGGTAAGCTTGTTTAGTCAAACTCTTTCTGGAAGATTTTCAGTTGTGTAATTGCCTTTTAGGATTTGTATCCTGATGTTTGactttgattttatttgtgataaaaatccAGGGGTATAAAATCATAGGTTCACATAGCGGTGTCAAAATCTGTAGATGGACAAAGTCACAGCTTAGAGGTAGAGGAGGTTGCTACAAGCACTCATTTTATGGCATAGAAAGTCACAGGTAACTGAAAATTGTTCTAGATTTTGAGCAAATTTTGCACCATCCTTTCGCATATGTGCATGTCTGTGTGACTGTGAATACATGTCTTATGTGCTGATTTTTTGCTTATTATTTAACTATTATATATCAGTTTTCATGAAGTGAAACATAAGGCCCAGCTTACAGTTTTCATAATGTATAGGTTTGTTGTTGTATCTGTATTACATAAGCTTTATGTAATGAGCGTGAATTGCCAGTCTTTTTATAGCTTATACATTCAAATTGCTATATATTACATAGTTTCATGTACTTTTATATTGGCAGTCTTTTTATGTGTTTCACATCGCCTCAACCAGCAGTTTAAATTTGTCAACTTTTGAATGGAACAGGTGCATGGAGACAACCCCTAGTTTGGCATGTGCAAACAAATGTGTTTTCTGTTGGAGGCATCACACAAATCCTGTTGGAAAGAGTTGGCAGTGGAAGATGGATGATCCATTAGAGATTGTCAATTCTGCCATAGACCTGCACACAAAAATGATCAAACAAATGAAAGGAGTTCCTGGTAAATCTTGTGTGTGTTTTTGGGAAGAAATACTTCCTTGGATAATGGACTAGGTGTTTTGAGTTCCACAAGCCTGCCTGACTCAGTGATGAATTAAAGAAATTTTAGGCAGACATGATTTTGTACTGGTGATTTTGTTGGGTTCCCAAACTATTTGGTTATACTATCATCAACTATCCAGTAATTGACTGAAAGCAGTTAACTGTGATTCATAGTTGGTATCATCAACCTTGAATTTCTCCTTAGTAATTCTTTTTAAGTCGTTGATGTCCAACTGCTGAACTAATTAAATCTTGAGTTCTAGATTTGTGATTTCTACTTTGGATCTTTTAATAAATCCTTAGGAAATTTAATACAGTCTAGATCCACTAAGTTTATTGTTGTGAGATATCTTCTCCTGCAGGTGTTACATTGGAGCGATTAACAGAGGGTCTCTCTCCCAGGCATTGTGCCTTATCACTTGTCGGTGAACCTATCATGTATCCAGAGATTAATGCACTTGTAGATGAGCTGCATCGGAGACGGATTTCTACGTTTCTAGTCACTAATGCTCAGTTTCCTGAAAAGATTAAAATGCTGAAACCCATTACACAGGTTTGTGTGCCCCTGTTTTATTGTCTTACATCACAgtatttgtgtattttttgggAATTGTTTGTTGACTTCTTCTATGCATTCAGTTATATGTAAGTGTGGATGCTGCAACTAAAGAGAGTTTGAAAGCAATTGAcaggccactttttggggatTTTTGGGAGCGATTCATTGTAAGTATCTGATCCACTTGACACTTTGaattcccaattttttatGCCTTTCTTAGTTTCTTGTATGCCCTGAagtaccaaatttttttaccgggGGTATTTTGGTACATAATATTTTACTAATATAACTGGTTCAGAATTTTGATTCTCATGGAGCTCGTTCttggacaaaaaaaatatgttccAACCTATTGTCAGAGTCTAAATTCTGTATGAGTTTCACTAGTCAATCAATGAAACAGTATCTAAAAAATCTTATTGGCACCATTCAGTTTCCTCTGGTATGATTTAGTATTTTTGGTGTTACTTATGTGCatgcttgaattttgttgCCAGGATTCCTTGAAATCTCTTAAGGAAAAACAGCAACGAACTGTTTATCGCTTAACTCTGGTGAAAGGGTGGAATACAGAAGATATTGATGCTTATTATAACATCTTTAGCATTGGAAATcctgattttgttgaaatcaAAGGAGTTACATATTGTGGATCgtaagttttcttttctttggtttctAAGTAGTCTTATCATTTAAAATGGTCGAGTTCTATAATCAGAATGATCTATGGACAGGTCTGCTACATCAAAGTTGACCATGGAGAATGTGCCATGGCATGCTGATGTTAAGGCTTTTTCAGAGGCCTTGGCTTTGAAAAGTAACGGGGAATATGAGGTGGCATGTGAGCATGTCCACTCATGTTGTGTTCTCCTGGCAAAAACTGACAAGTTCAAGATCAATGGCCAGTGGTTCACATGGATAGACTATGAAAAGTTTCATGATCTGGTGTGTGCCTCTTAACAATTATATACTCTTTAAGAGTGCCTATTGGGTGATAATATTTGTTCATTCATCCGTTCTTATGGAAAATTCAGGTGTCTTCCGGAAGACCTTTTGACAGTAAGGATTACATGGCTGCCACACCTTCATGGGCTGTTTATGGTGCAGAGGAAGGTGGATTTGATCCGTATCAGTCTCGATACAAGAAGGAGCGTCATCACAGATCAAACCAGTGACGACCAGGTTTGGATCAGTATGGAGTTTTAGGAAACAGTTTTGATTGTAGTTTTACTTCTTTGAAACAGTTTTGCACAACATGACTACACTGATATAGGCACAAGTTATTGTTGAAATGTTGAAATAGTTTACCCTCCTTGCATTCTGGTTATCCTCTGCTTGTTTTTGGGAAAATTTTACTCTGTGATGCTTTATGTTTCAGCGAAGTCTTTTAAGTTTTTCTATACACCCTTCCAGTCGAGTCGATGAAAATGTTTTTCCTGTGCCCCTACCGTGTTGTCAGCTCAGCATCCAATTTGGCTCTATTATCCTTTGAACCTAGTAGTAATATTTGGCGATGTATCCTGCCTCAGTGGCCCCTGTATTATTATTGctgaggttttttttactaattATGTAATTGTTGTTCGCTGGGTCATTCTATAAATGGAAAATTGTCATCTTCCGACCCCTCCAAATATCGTACACgtctttgacaaaaaaaatatcgTACACATCTTTACACATCACCCACCTCGTTCATGCATTATTAATATCATGTTGTCTCCTCCGGgtgtttatttaataatttatgatTGCTACAAGGCAAAGGAAATTATGTCATATCATTGAATTCATTTCACGAGCATGGTACAGTCAATTGTAGATATTCCCATTCATGAGAATTTTCAGTTCATTTTCTATCGAACAGACCgcccaaaaattgaaaagaaaaaaaaaaactttcaaaagaTTAGCCCGACAAAATGAAAGGCCCATAAATGAAATATTTTGGTATCAGTCACATGATCATTAAACTTAAGTGAAGTTATTATTTAGATGAATTATGTAGTTAATATGAAAGTTTACATCTATGAtccatatatgatatattcaCTATAAAATGACTCatgtcttcatctctcttCAATCTTGTTCTTGTGCGTATAATAATGTTCTTGTACGCGAAAAACAAAGATGGAAAAAAAGGGGTTTTAGTAAGTTCAGCGGATCACACGTTCGCCGGTTTGAAAGCCGTCTAGTTTAAACTGTTGATGCCGATTTGAAACAGCCATTAATTTTagatttaattattgttttatcTCTTGAAACAGGCACTCAGTCTCATTTTactaataaaattgaaattttctcacttaatccctaaaatctcaaaatattgacaattttcttgttttaccATTTCTGTTCATTTAACCCTACAAAACCATTAAATggttttcgaccaaaaaaaactataaaatgGGCTGACGTGGCATATgcatttaaataattttagttattaaaaGACTTTAATTAAGCCTTGCAAGCCTTGATGAGATGTAAGATCTCCATATGCATCAATAATTAGAAATCGCAATGTCTACGGACCATCGAACTTTCCAAAACTCTTAATCCTATTAAGGCTCTATCATcctaatatgtttttttttccaaaaaaaaaaaaagtcacttAAAAATAGATGGAAAAAAAGGGCCCGCGATGACATTGCGCAATTTAATTTGCTTTTGTAGGAAGTGTCATACAACCCATCGCGCTTCAATTAAACAGTGGCTGGTTTGAGTTTATATTCAGGTGGGCACAACAAGTTGACGAGTGGAAGCAGGAACCATGGACCCCAccccagaaaaaataaaaaccacgtACAGACGCCCATCCTTCTCT
This window encodes:
- the LOC18792105 gene encoding S-adenosyl-L-methionine-dependent tRNA 4-demethylwyosine synthase; amino-acid sequence: MSLSSVPARLTLLALLSATTFYCFYKSRRLKQLKLSLNPNPSSSPRKGKLFFISQTGTSKALAHRLLDLLTSNGLAFDLVDPNHYEPEDLPKESLVLIIASTWDDGKPPANAKFFSNWLAESAEDFRVGSLLLSNCKFAVFGVGSRAYGATFNAVGKDVAKRMRALGASEIFSIWEGDVDGGDIDEVFEAWSGKVLRFLKGGVAENGGVLSNGVGAECEAESFDGSDEDEEEEDDVESEVVDLEDIAGKGPSRRRTVTVTKTNGTVNGQKEMVTPVIRASLVKQGYKIIGSHSGVKICRWTKSQLRGRGGCYKHSFYGIESHRCMETTPSLACANKCVFCWRHHTNPVGKSWQWKMDDPLEIVNSAIDLHTKMIKQMKGVPGVTLERLTEGLSPRHCALSLVGEPIMYPEINALVDELHRRRISTFLVTNAQFPEKIKMLKPITQLYVSVDAATKESLKAIDRPLFGDFWERFIDSLKSLKEKQQRTVYRLTLVKGWNTEDIDAYYNIFSIGNPDFVEIKGVTYCGSSATSKLTMENVPWHADVKAFSEALALKSNGEYEVACEHVHSCCVLLAKTDKFKINGQWFTWIDYEKFHDLVSSGRPFDSKDYMAATPSWAVYGAEEGGFDPYQSRYKKERHHRSNQ